One Candidatus Rokuibacteriota bacterium DNA window includes the following coding sequences:
- a CDS encoding permease gives MRRAALASWGLRMDSAFFILLGLVIVAAAIASFKDPVLPLRGLAASGKLLRNVWVELGFGFLLAGLLEVLIPQPTLSRWLGQGSAGQGLLAGWAAGLLIPGGPYVVFPIAANLYRNGAAAGPLITLISAKMLVSPIRTLTYELPLLGWPLTLARLLPALVLPPLLGLLGHWLFGLFKSD, from the coding sequence GTGAGGCGCGCCGCCCTCGCGTCCTGGGGGCTCCGCATGGACTCCGCCTTCTTCATCCTCCTGGGACTGGTGATCGTGGCGGCGGCGATTGCGTCGTTCAAAGATCCTGTCCTTCCGCTTCGGGGACTGGCTGCGAGCGGGAAGCTCCTGCGGAACGTCTGGGTGGAGCTCGGCTTCGGCTTCCTCCTGGCCGGCCTCCTGGAGGTGTTGATTCCCCAGCCGACGCTCTCCAGGTGGCTCGGTCAGGGAAGCGCGGGGCAGGGACTCCTCGCCGGATGGGCGGCCGGTCTGCTGATCCCGGGTGGGCCGTACGTGGTCTTCCCCATTGCGGCGAACCTTTACCGGAACGGTGCCGCGGCGGGACCGTTGATCACTCTCATCAGCGCCAAGATGCTCGTCAGCCCCATCCGGACTCTGACCTACGAACTGCCGCTCCTCGGCTGGCCGCTGACCCTGGCCCGGCTGCTCCCGGCCCTCGTCCTGCCGCCGCTCCTCGGGCTCCTCGGCCACTGGCTCTTCGGGCTCTTCAAGAGCGACTGA
- the pqqA gene encoding pyrroloquinoline quinone precursor peptide PqqA, with protein MTMAWETPAFEEIRMDAEINAYEGDFSVV; from the coding sequence GTGACGATGGCGTGGGAGACGCCGGCCTTTGAGGAGATCAGGATGGATGCGGAGATCAACGCCTACGAGGGCGACTTCAGCGTGGTCTGA